From Scatophagus argus isolate fScaArg1 chromosome 10, fScaArg1.pri, whole genome shotgun sequence, a single genomic window includes:
- the LOC124065797 gene encoding semaphorin-4G-like: MRGLAEMQAGRSSAARLLLLSCCVCAAAGYPFKTPLDVDVTPRVTVSSSGLHGCRRFQTTTVNYSTMLLEADSERLYVGARGAVFALNASDISAGSALTIEWEASPEQKRQCLLKGKDNKTECFNHIRFLQRFNSTHLYMCGTHAFRPLCAYIDEQRFVMSSQPEEGRDKCPFGPTTGYTALIIDQQMYTASQYEFRSFPDIRRNSPSPTLKTEDAPTRWLNEAEFVGSALVRESLDSSTGDDDKIYFFFTERSQEQTTTYSHSRVARVARVCKGDRGGRLTLQKRWTSFLKARLTCSLPEYDFHFNMLRSVFVLPGYTPQDTLFYGIFGLEWKNVKASAVCRFSLSEVQEAFQGPYMENQDSGSEWKEYTGKIPDPRPGTCINDALRARDINVSTSLPDDVLDFVRRHPLMSQQIQPSDRRPLLFRRTTDYTHMAVHTVQGLDGQTYQVLYMGTDEGWLHKAVEIEGQLHIIEELQLFEEQQPVNNILISAKQMSLYVSSPSGVAQLPFSDCRRYSSCYDCIFARDPHCAWNGAQCVDITAHVDRSTLIQDIQNGNKGCENTQVDVVVRSRTVRVGDDVLLQCELSSNLATPLWTLDGSELQGYGLSSGFRTGTDGLLIIEARQDQSGLYTCYAVENSIKVVIISYNVTIRLDLPPPPPVEPTEDHSSLFATQSPPTEHPSSERPLPPPPAPLLPHSELLSPRNMEAMYLSLITILAGLCVVLTVVLVYVGFCLRVGHRGKYSLRTAASAYSNSKKNNRNRKQHRNSSHMELKTISSHCNGNAVCNGVSKQHNGGIQDGGFLQIVPGEAHPSPNKEPPPPAPPLPPTPQLPSPECDFPNGLSATLPSVLRRMNGNSYVLLRQSDSENTSPLCYSFAEELNRILEKRKHTQLLPRPDESSV, translated from the exons ATGAGAGGCTTGGCGGAGATGCAGGCGGGTCGATCCTCTGCGGCGCGGctcctgctgctgagctgctgtgtgtgtgcggcagCCGGCTACCCGTTCAAAACGCCCCTGGACGTGGATGTGACGCCACGCGTCACGGTGTCGAGCAGCG GTCTCCATGGCTGCAGGCGCTTCCAGACAACTACAGTCAACTACAGCACCATGTTGCTGGAGGCTGACAGTGAGCGTCTCTATGTCGGGGCCCGGGGGGCTGTATTTGCTCTCAATGCCTCAGACATCTCAGCCGGCTCTGCTCTCACG ATTGAGTGGGAGGCCTCCCCCGAGCAAAAACGTCAGTGTCTGCTCAAGGGAAAAGACAATAAG ACGGAGTGTTTTAATCACATCCGTTTCCTCCAGAGGTTCAACTCAACTCATCTCTACATGTGTGGGACTCATGCCTTCAGACCCCTCTGTGCATACATA GATGAGCAGAGGTTTGTGATGTCATCTCAGCCTGAAGAGGGCAGAGACAAATGTCCATTTGGCCCCACAACGGGCTACACAGCCCTCATCATCG ACCAGCAGATGTATACAGCTTCCCAGTATGAGTTTAGGAGCTTCCCAGATATCCGCCGCAACTCTCCGTCCCCCACACTGAAGACAGAAGATGCCCCCACACGGTGGCTAAATG AAGCAGAGTTTGTGGGTTCTGCGCTGGTGAGGGAGAGCTTGGACAGCAGCACCGGTGATGATGATAAGATCTACTTCTTCTTCACCGAGAGAAGCCAGGAGCAGACGACCACCTACAGCCACAGCAGGGTGGCACGAGTGGCTCGGGTTTGTAAA GGGGACCGGGGAGGCCGTTTAACTCTCCAGAAACGGTGGACGTCCTTCCTCAAAGCCAGGCTGACATGTTCTCTGCCTGAATACGACTTCCACTTCAACATGCTGCGCAGTGTGTTCGTTCTGCCCGGCTACACGCCACAGGACACACTCTTCTATGGGATCTTTGGCCTAGAGTG GAAAAACGTGAAGGCGTCTGCGGTGTGTCGGTTCTCTCTGTCTGAAGTCCAAGAGGCTTTTCAAGGACCCTACATGGAGAACCAGGACTCTGGCTCTGAGTGGAAGGAATACACTGGAAAGATCCCTGACCCACGACCTGGAacg tgtaTAAATGATGCTCTGAGAGCCAGGGACATAAACGTGTCCACCTCCCTGCCTGATGATGTGCTGGACTTTGTCAGAAGGCATCCTCTGATGTCCCAACAGATTCAGCCCTCAGACAGGCGCCCCCTTTTGTTCAGGAGGACCACAGACTACACACACATGGCCGTGCATACGGTTCAAGGCTTAGATGGACAAACATACCAAGTATTATATATGGGCACAG ATGAAGGCTGGTTACATAAAGCTGTTGAAATCGAGGGTCAGCTGCACATTATCGAGGAGCTTCAACTCTTTGAGGAACAACAGCCCGTTAACAACATACTGATATCTGCAAAACAG ATGAGTCTGTACGTGAGCTCTCCATCAGGTGTGGCACAGCTTCCCTTCTCCGACTGCCGCAGGTATTCTTCCTGCTACGACTGCATCTTTGCCAGAGACCCTCATTGTGCCTGGAATGGAGCCCAGTGTGTGGACATAACGGCACACGTAGACAG ATCCACTTTAATCCAGGACATCCAGAATGGCAACAAGGGATGTGAGAACACACAAGTTG acgTTGTCGTGCGGAGCCGCACTGTGCGGGTGGGTGATGAcgtgctgctgcagtgtgagctCAGCTCCAACCTGGCTACGCCTCTCTGGACCCTGGATGGCAGCGAGCTGCAGGGTTACGGCCTCAGCTCTGGCTTCAGAACCGGCACCGACGGCCTGCTGATCATCGAGGCCCGACAGGACCAGAGCGGGCTGTACACCTGCTACGCCGTTGAGAACAGCATCAAGGTTGTCATAATTTCCTACAACGTCACCATCCGCCTGGACctgccccctcccccacctGTTGAGCCAACTGAAGACCATTCCAGTCTGTTTGCCACCCAGTCACCACCCACTGAGCACCCCTCCTCCGAGAGGCCCCTACCACCACCCCCAGCCCCTCTCCTCCCCCATTCAGAACTGCTTTCCCCCAGGAACATGGAGGCCATGTACCTATCCCTCATCACCATCCTCGCAGGCTTGTGTGTGGTCCTCACCGTGGTCCTCGTCTATGTGGGCTTCTGCCTGCGCGTGGGCCACAGAGGGAAGTACTCATTACGCACCGCGGCTTCTGCCTACTCAAACAGTAAGAAGaacaacaggaacagaaaacagcacaggaacTCCTCCCACATGGAGCTGAAAACGATCTCGAGCCACTGCAATGGTAACGCCGTTTGTAATGGAGTTTCAAAGCAGCACAACGGCGGCATCCAGGACGGAGGCTTTCTCCAAATTGTTCCTGGTGAGGCTCACCCATCACCCAATAAGGAGCCTCCTCCGCCagcccctcctctcccaccaaCTCCACAACTTCCGTCTCCAGAGTGTGACTTCCCCAACGGGCTGTCGGCGACACTGCCCAGCGTCCTGAGGAGGATGAATGGCAACAGCTATGTGCTGCTGAGGCAGAGCGATTCTGAAAACACATCACCGCTCTGCTACTCCTTTGCTGAGGAGCTCAACAGGATCTTAGAGAAGAGGAAGCACACTCAGCTGCTGCCCAGGCCGGATGAGAGCTCTGTGTAG